A section of the Gammaproteobacteria bacterium genome encodes:
- the trmD gene encoding tRNA (guanosine(37)-N1)-methyltransferase TrmD: MWVGLISLFPEMFTTLNYGITGRAIENGLLALNYWNPRHFALDKYHSVDDRPYGGGPGMVMKVQPLRDAISAAKTVKSNAPVIYLTPQGRLLNQSGIRKLATYPDLIIVCGRYEGIDERLITTDIDEEWSIGDYVLSGGELAGMVLVDALTRFLPGALGHPGSAEQDSFCSERLDYPHYTRPEIIDGLAVPAVLNSGNHAEIARWRQQQALGRTWQRRPDLFNEQPLTDAEQVLLREFISNYKEHS; the protein is encoded by the coding sequence ATGTGGGTTGGCCTAATCAGCTTATTCCCAGAAATGTTCACCACATTGAACTATGGTATTACTGGGCGCGCAATTGAGAATGGCTTGTTAGCACTCAATTATTGGAACCCGCGTCATTTTGCTTTAGATAAATACCATAGTGTAGATGACCGCCCATATGGGGGCGGACCGGGTATGGTCATGAAGGTGCAGCCGCTACGAGATGCTATCTCTGCGGCCAAAACAGTTAAATCAAATGCTCCTGTAATTTATCTGACACCGCAAGGACGTTTACTCAATCAATCTGGCATACGTAAACTCGCTACCTACCCTGACCTGATTATAGTTTGTGGGCGTTATGAAGGTATTGATGAACGGCTGATAACGACAGATATTGATGAAGAGTGGTCGATTGGAGATTATGTATTAAGCGGCGGAGAATTAGCTGGCATGGTACTGGTAGATGCCCTAACCCGTTTTCTACCTGGTGCTTTGGGACATCCTGGATCAGCTGAGCAGGATTCTTTTTGTAGCGAACGCTTGGATTATCCACATTATACCCGTCCTGAAATCATTGATGGCCTAGCTGTGCCTGCAGTACTTAACAGTGGTAATCACGCGGAGATTGCCCGTTGGCGGCAACAGCAAGCTCTTGGCAGAACTTGGCAGCGGCGACCGGATTTGTTCAATGAACAGCCTTTGACAGATGCGGAACAAGTGTTATTAAGAGAATTTATTAGTAACTATAAAGAACATTCATGA
- the rimM gene encoding ribosome maturation factor RimM (Essential for efficient processing of 16S rRNA), with protein MKKDSHMVVVGRLGRAYGVQGWLKLHSFTEPAENILSYQHWFIRNKTGAWEPASLEHTRIQDQSLLVKLTGCSTPEQAQVYVNADIAVTRDQLPKLTTGNYYWSDLEGLKVINQQGIELGTVTRLMATGANDVLVVKGEKERLLPYIKQVVLAVDLQQGVMRVDWDENF; from the coding sequence ATGAAAAAAGATAGCCATATGGTGGTCGTTGGCCGTTTGGGACGAGCTTATGGAGTTCAAGGTTGGCTAAAGTTGCATTCCTTCACTGAACCTGCCGAAAATATTCTGAGCTATCAGCACTGGTTTATTCGTAATAAGACTGGCGCCTGGGAGCCGGCTTCATTAGAGCACACTAGAATACAGGATCAGTCTTTATTGGTTAAATTGACAGGTTGTAGCACACCTGAGCAGGCACAGGTTTATGTTAATGCCGACATTGCTGTGACCCGCGATCAATTGCCAAAGCTAACCACCGGCAATTATTACTGGTCAGATTTAGAAGGTTTGAAAGTTATCAACCAGCAGGGAATTGAGTTAGGCACTGTGACGCGTTTGATGGCAACTGGGGCTAATGATGTCCTGGTAGTTAAAGGTGAAAAAGAAAGATTATTGCCTTATATCAAGCAGGTTGTTCTGGCAGTAGATTTACAGCAAGGTGTGATGCGAGTTGATTGGGATGAAAATTTTTAA
- a CDS encoding NAD+ synthase: protein MTQTLRLVMAQLNFLVGDIEGNARKIINAIIAARDVYRAQLVIFPELALCGYPPEDLLYRPELYERINRIFPEIKAQAKGIDVLLGYPEKAVGGCYNQAALMREGEIVSHYHKQQLPNYSVFDEVRYFKPGNTPCVVDIHGIPTAITICEDLWFAEPMAQAKAAGAKLAISINASPFAKDKAIARENIIAARAREGQMPVVYVNCVGAQDELVFDGGSMVFDAQGRLVQQAEFFVEKLHLVEVSYDGSEANVPMGAIPVPMSEEERIYKALVLGVREYIEKNHFPRAVLGLSGGVDSALTLAIAVDAIGKDRVEAVMMPSRYTSDMSVTDAEEQARLLGVKHYVLPIEPVFEAFLQTLQPQFVGLAPDATEENLQARCRGTLLMAISNKKKAIVLATGNKSETSVGYSTLYGDMVGGFCMLKDIPKTMVYRLVRYRNTLSQVIPERVITRAPSAELAENQLDQDFLPPYPVLDAILERYIEHDESIEDIIRAGFDADIVRRVVKMVDRNEYKRRQAAPGVRITERAFGKDWRYPITSGFSNFPSPTR from the coding sequence ATGACACAAACTCTACGCCTTGTTATGGCGCAGCTTAATTTTTTAGTTGGCGATATTGAAGGTAATGCTCGAAAAATCATAAATGCTATTATTGCAGCACGGGATGTGTATCGAGCACAATTGGTCATATTTCCAGAGTTGGCATTATGCGGCTATCCACCGGAAGATTTACTCTACCGGCCGGAATTATATGAGCGCATCAACCGGATTTTCCCTGAAATTAAAGCCCAAGCCAAAGGTATCGATGTGTTACTGGGTTATCCAGAAAAAGCCGTAGGCGGCTGTTATAACCAAGCGGCATTAATGCGTGAAGGCGAAATTGTCTCGCATTATCATAAACAACAACTGCCTAATTATAGCGTGTTTGATGAGGTACGTTATTTTAAACCTGGCAACACGCCTTGCGTCGTAGATATTCACGGTATCCCTACCGCTATTACTATTTGTGAAGATCTGTGGTTTGCTGAACCTATGGCTCAAGCCAAGGCGGCTGGGGCGAAGTTGGCGATATCGATAAATGCTTCGCCTTTTGCCAAAGATAAGGCCATAGCTCGAGAAAACATCATTGCGGCACGGGCGCGTGAGGGGCAAATGCCGGTTGTTTATGTCAATTGCGTGGGTGCACAGGATGAATTGGTGTTTGATGGTGGCTCTATGGTGTTCGATGCCCAAGGTAGGCTTGTGCAACAAGCTGAATTTTTTGTAGAAAAATTGCATCTCGTGGAAGTCAGTTATGATGGGAGTGAGGCCAACGTCCCAATGGGCGCTATCCCTGTCCCCATGAGTGAGGAAGAACGGATTTATAAAGCGTTGGTGCTGGGGGTACGTGAGTATATTGAGAAAAATCATTTTCCCCGAGCGGTGTTGGGTTTATCGGGAGGGGTTGATTCAGCGCTCACTTTGGCCATTGCTGTGGATGCCATTGGTAAGGACAGGGTGGAAGCGGTGATGATGCCGTCGCGTTATACTTCTGATATGAGTGTGACTGATGCCGAAGAACAAGCACGTTTACTGGGAGTTAAGCATTATGTATTACCCATAGAGCCGGTATTTGAGGCGTTCTTACAAACCTTGCAACCTCAGTTTGTTGGTTTAGCGCCAGATGCCACGGAGGAAAATTTACAAGCACGCTGCCGCGGGACGCTATTAATGGCTATTTCTAATAAAAAGAAAGCCATTGTGCTAGCTACGGGCAATAAAAGTGAAACGTCAGTCGGGTACTCTACTTTATACGGCGATATGGTCGGGGGATTCTGTATGTTGAAAGATATTCCCAAGACGATGGTCTATCGCTTGGTGCGTTATAGGAACACCTTGTCACAGGTGATTCCCGAGCGAGTTATTACCCGCGCGCCTTCGGCGGAATTAGCCGAAAATCAGTTGGATCAAGACTTTTTACCACCCTATCCGGTTTTAGATGCAATTTTGGAACGCTATATTGAACATGATGAAAGCATAGAAGATATTATCCGCGCTGGATTTGATGCAGATATCGTGCGCAGGGTGGTAAAAATGGTTGATCGGAATGAATACAAGCGTCGCCAAGCAGCGCCTGGCGTGCGTATTACCGAGCGTGCATTTGGCAAAGATTGGCGCTATCCGATTACTTCAGGTTTTAGTAATTTTCCTTCCCCCACAAGGTGA
- a CDS encoding Mth938-like domain-containing protein has translation MLLRQDKNLTGNIVRSYTPGKIVINATTYTQSVVLSPSLLIEHWSPQNIMQLKAEDLQVLVEQNPEVVLLGTGEKQYFPEVETLVVLIKKGVGFEIMDTAAACRTYNLLMSEGRNVVAGLVIQ, from the coding sequence ATGTTGCTTAGGCAGGATAAAAATTTAACCGGCAATATTGTTCGCAGTTATACTCCCGGCAAAATCGTCATTAATGCAACGACTTATACCCAAAGTGTTGTATTGTCACCCAGCTTATTAATTGAGCACTGGTCACCACAAAATATAATGCAGTTAAAAGCTGAAGATTTGCAGGTGCTGGTGGAGCAAAATCCTGAGGTAGTGTTATTAGGGACAGGTGAGAAACAATATTTTCCTGAAGTGGAAACATTGGTGGTGTTGATAAAAAAAGGAGTGGGTTTTGAAATTATGGATACTGCTGCTGCTTGCAGGACATACAATTTATTGATGTCTGAAGGGCGTAATGTGGTGGCTGGGCTGGTCATTCAATAA
- the recJ gene encoding single-stranded-DNA-specific exonuclease RecJ — translation MDKTILRRPVPEFLMTANLPPLLRRVYAARGIRSIDELEQSLKHLLPYSSLLGIEQAVTCLYQALSQQQHILILGDFDADGATSTALAVSALQAFGAQQVSYLVPNRFEYGYGLTSEIVEVAAERNPQLIVTVDNGISSIAGVVRANELGIQVLITDHHLSAETLPPARAIVNPNQPGCFFPSKNLAGVGVIFYVMLALRNHLRQVNWFAEQNLPEPNMSNLLDLVALGTVADVVPLDQNNRILVQQGLNRIRQNKARPGIAALLKIANRSKEHLVASDLGFALGPRLNAAGRLEDMSLGIACLLSQDPIQAESMALRLDALNKERREIEATMQQQAQSVLSQLKINADLPLGVCLHDSSWHQGVIGILASRIKDQLHRPVIAFASTDSVLLKGSARSINGVHIRDVLDAIAKKQPQLISKFGGHAMAAGLSLHQENYPAFCQAFAEEVARHISLDDIQGKITTDGELTAEHFCIEIADLLRNAGPWGQAFPEPLFDNYFYIVEQRIVGHKHLKLQLQLEQSHLVFDAIAFNIDIEKWPNYRARKIHGVYRLDVNEFRGVRNVQLMIEHLTVVEN, via the coding sequence ATGGATAAAACTATTCTGCGCCGGCCTGTCCCTGAGTTTCTTATGACAGCCAATTTACCCCCGCTATTACGACGAGTATATGCCGCACGCGGCATCCGTTCCATCGATGAGCTGGAACAAAGCCTCAAACATTTATTACCCTATAGCAGCTTGTTAGGAATAGAACAGGCAGTAACCTGCCTTTACCAGGCATTAAGCCAACAGCAGCATATCCTCATTTTGGGAGATTTTGATGCCGATGGCGCAACCAGCACCGCATTGGCCGTCAGCGCCTTGCAGGCTTTTGGCGCACAGCAAGTCTCCTATCTGGTACCCAATCGCTTTGAGTATGGATATGGCCTGACCTCAGAGATCGTAGAAGTAGCCGCCGAACGCAATCCACAATTAATTGTCACTGTTGACAATGGCATCTCTAGCATAGCTGGCGTTGTGCGCGCCAATGAACTGGGTATACAAGTATTAATTACCGACCATCACTTATCTGCAGAAACCTTGCCTCCAGCCAGGGCAATCGTCAATCCTAATCAACCGGGGTGTTTTTTCCCCAGCAAAAACCTAGCCGGTGTAGGCGTGATTTTTTATGTCATGCTGGCATTGCGCAATCACTTACGCCAGGTGAATTGGTTTGCCGAGCAAAATCTCCCTGAGCCCAACATGTCCAACTTACTGGATCTGGTCGCTTTAGGCACGGTGGCCGATGTCGTGCCTTTAGATCAAAACAATCGCATTTTGGTGCAGCAAGGCTTGAATCGCATCCGCCAAAATAAAGCTCGCCCAGGCATAGCTGCATTGCTAAAAATCGCCAACCGTTCAAAAGAACATTTAGTTGCCAGTGATCTAGGTTTTGCCTTAGGTCCCAGGCTTAATGCAGCCGGAAGGTTAGAAGATATGTCGTTAGGCATCGCTTGCCTTTTAAGCCAAGATCCAATACAGGCTGAATCCATGGCTTTACGTTTAGATGCGCTTAATAAAGAACGTCGTGAAATAGAAGCCACCATGCAGCAACAGGCGCAATCCGTACTCAGCCAGTTAAAAATTAACGCTGATTTGCCCCTGGGCGTTTGCTTGCATGATAGCAGCTGGCATCAAGGGGTAATCGGCATTTTAGCTTCACGCATTAAAGACCAGCTGCATCGACCCGTCATTGCCTTCGCCAGCACGGATTCTGTATTACTTAAAGGCTCTGCGCGTTCTATCAATGGTGTACATATCCGCGATGTGTTGGATGCGATTGCCAAAAAACAGCCACAATTGATATCTAAATTCGGGGGTCATGCTATGGCTGCTGGACTCAGTTTACATCAGGAAAATTATCCCGCTTTTTGCCAAGCATTTGCCGAAGAAGTCGCAAGACATATCTCACTCGATGATATTCAAGGAAAAATCACCACCGATGGTGAATTGACTGCAGAACATTTCTGCATTGAAATCGCCGATCTACTGCGCAATGCCGGTCCTTGGGGACAGGCATTTCCTGAGCCTTTATTCGATAATTATTTTTATATCGTAGAACAACGTATTGTGGGTCATAAACATTTAAAGCTACAGTTGCAATTAGAACAGAGCCATTTGGTGTTTGATGCCATTGCTTTTAATATTGATATAGAGAAATGGCCGAATTATCGCGCCCGTAAAATACATGGCGTCTACCGCTTAGACGTGAATGAGTTTCGAGGGGTACGCAATGTGCAATTAATGATCGAGCATTTAACTGTCGTTGAGAATTAG